In Halarcobacter bivalviorum, a genomic segment contains:
- a CDS encoding DUF354 domain-containing protein — MIWFDLVTPKSVLFFIPIVKEIEKRGKKVLITAREGKDYSEVVELLKLYNIDFVNRGEFGGACLKDKLHASIERQKALMEFVTIYDIDRLVCLCSVDANRVAFGLGIPVINFYDIPLSDHNTNFKKALPQARLTLPLSSKVFKPFVVPDEIFLRFSLDEEQIFDYNFIDPVIWLKNFEPDFEYVKDVLKSYNLDLSKKMIIIREEEYKSSYVDKKYPILYEALEEIYNTTNSNIIIIPRYESAYLKEEFPFATVLEEKIVIQHLLAYADLFIGGGGTLNTEACFFNTPTISTRSFICHYDKFQIDNNLMYWVNTKKDLLETVELLLTKKKENRNNIFSTMNLEIDKIVDQILN, encoded by the coding sequence ATGATTTGGTTTGATTTAGTTACTCCAAAATCTGTTTTATTTTTTATCCCTATTGTTAAAGAGATTGAAAAAAGAGGTAAAAAAGTTTTAATAACTGCTAGGGAGGGGAAGGATTACTCTGAAGTAGTAGAGCTATTAAAACTTTATAATATAGATTTTGTAAATAGAGGAGAGTTTGGTGGAGCTTGTTTAAAAGATAAACTCCATGCTTCAATTGAGAGACAAAAAGCACTTATGGAGTTTGTAACTATCTATGATATTGATAGGCTTGTCTGCCTATGTTCTGTTGATGCAAATAGAGTGGCATTTGGGCTAGGAATTCCAGTAATCAATTTTTATGATATTCCTTTATCAGACCATAATACAAATTTTAAAAAAGCACTTCCTCAAGCAAGACTTACTTTACCTTTATCAAGTAAAGTATTTAAACCTTTTGTTGTTCCTGATGAGATTTTTCTAAGATTTTCTTTAGATGAAGAACAAATCTTTGATTACAATTTTATTGATCCTGTAATTTGGTTAAAAAATTTCGAACCAGATTTTGAATATGTTAAAGATGTTCTTAAATCATATAATCTTGATTTATCAAAAAAGATGATTATTATTAGAGAAGAAGAGTATAAATCTTCTTATGTTGATAAAAAGTATCCTATTTTATATGAAGCATTAGAAGAGATTTACAATACAACAAATTCAAATATTATTATTATCCCAAGATATGAAAGTGCATATTTAAAAGAAGAATTTCCTTTTGCTACTGTACTTGAAGAAAAAATAGTAATTCAACATCTTTTAGCTTATGCTGATTTATTTATTGGTGGTGGAGGAACATTGAATACCGAAGCATGCTTTTTTAACACACCTACTATCTCAACAAGAAGTTTTATTTGTCATTATGATAAATTTCAAATAGATAATAATTTGATGTATTGGGTGAATACAAAAAAAGATTTATTGGAAACAGTAGAATTATTATTAACAAAGAAAAAAGAAAATAGAAATAATATTTTTTCAACTATGAATCTAGAAATAGATAAGATAGTAGATCAAATTTTAAATTAA
- a CDS encoding flagellin has product MRINTNISSINAQESAVNTNRNLQNSLEKLSSGLKINKASDDASGLAIADKLRTQATSINQGIDNGNSAVTLLQIADKSMAEQSNILDTIKAKLIQANTDTTSAAGRVSIAKDIDKLLGQLDNISKSTNYNGTQLIGNTTGSSSSTALSFQVGESYTNGGTIDLGAITSNSTGLGLSSLASSVSAAGALSAGSTLGNLSNSNFGGTDIEGFQDAINDAISKLNGYRGDIGSTQNQVESAVRNLMTQATNVKAAESIIRDVDYAKESANFNKQNIISQAGSYAISQANATQQNVLRLLQ; this is encoded by the coding sequence ATGAGAATCAATACAAATATATCTTCGATTAACGCACAAGAATCAGCAGTAAATACTAACAGAAACTTACAAAACTCGTTAGAAAAATTATCTTCTGGTCTTAAAATTAATAAAGCTTCAGATGATGCTTCTGGTTTAGCGATTGCTGATAAATTAAGAACTCAAGCTACTTCAATCAATCAAGGTATTGATAATGGTAACTCTGCAGTTACTTTATTACAAATTGCTGATAAATCGATGGCTGAGCAATCTAATATTCTAGATACTATCAAAGCTAAACTTATCCAAGCTAACACAGATACTACTTCTGCAGCTGGTAGAGTTTCTATTGCTAAAGATATTGATAAATTATTAGGACAGTTAGATAATATTTCAAAATCTACTAACTATAATGGTACTCAACTTATTGGTAACACTACAGGAAGTTCAAGTTCAACTGCTTTATCTTTCCAAGTTGGTGAAAGTTATACTAATGGTGGTACTATTGATTTAGGTGCTATTACTTCTAATAGTACTGGTCTTGGATTAAGTTCTTTAGCTAGTTCTGTTTCTGCAGCTGGTGCTTTAAGTGCTGGTTCTACTTTAGGAAACTTATCGAACTCAAACTTTGGTGGAACTGATATTGAAGGTTTCCAAGATGCAATTAATGATGCGATTTCAAAACTGAATGGATATAGAGGGGACATCGGTTCTACTCAAAACCAAGTTGAATCTGCAGTTAGAAACTTAATGACTCAAGCTACAAACGTTAAAGCTGCTGAGTCTATTATTAGAGACGTTGACTATGCAAAAGAGTCTGCGAACTTTAATAAACAAAACATTATTTCTCAAGCTGGTTCATATGCTATTTCTCAAGCAAATGCAACTCAGCAAAACGTATTAAGATTATTACAATAA
- a CDS encoding 6-hydroxymethylpterin diphosphokinase MptE-like protein: MTETEIQLQTALTNTFLTNLAFLSDYDKELYLRIDGLSQAINNGEYKERYFLEFIKEEGEFDIFDEKENSYIYDRKPNKLIKKAKSLDFTSKGSFSNLNKKVFTGHKFDLDIDLENPVSLTDAVQMIFNNTSEYVDIYNDRVETYSTKKYKEFNKFIIMGTLLGRHILDIHKKFKPDLYFICEENLEIFRLSLFVLDYSQFLRQGSGIIFSVMDDESHFDSKITSFLLYKAYSNYCVKFFTSDYNVSNLFDKVATAFSSNNPFAYSYISSLYNLVNNDSKLISKYKRVNIKDIDIELTKKPIIFVGAGPSLSEEIDWLHKNKDNFIIIAMAASLKKLINHDIIPDIITTVDSSEVDVLKQFDFENTLEYIKDKIVLASSMTSYNILENFKQENVFTFDVMSSFYSETVFYNAYSVGEMTLSWLLSLDCKEIYLLGLDLALNQDTGETHISEHALSKKLKLDSDEFFVEKGGFLNSDTMEVAGNFLEKVYTTRVFQLSLKALNNITEVLLKEEQKLYNLSKHGAKINKAITLSADEIKLKKIDKDIVLLKEKLDEVTRKSLTEEDMAKLKDEEVALHEILTFIAEQKSRKIANYDEFKGYVIDLYKFYNKQVSRLVASKRFLSIYTDTVFMYINYCLNDKSIKKDIKKIEKTLIVYEKQVNKMINDYLKYSKRVKNNC, translated from the coding sequence ATGACAGAAACAGAGATTCAATTACAAACTGCATTGACAAATACTTTTTTGACAAACCTTGCTTTTTTAAGTGATTATGATAAAGAGCTTTATTTAAGAATTGATGGTTTATCTCAGGCTATAAATAATGGAGAATATAAAGAGAGATATTTTTTAGAATTTATTAAAGAAGAGGGTGAGTTTGATATTTTTGATGAAAAAGAGAATAGTTATATTTATGATAGAAAGCCAAATAAATTAATAAAAAAAGCTAAAAGTCTAGACTTTACTTCTAAAGGAAGTTTTTCAAATTTAAATAAAAAAGTTTTTACTGGACATAAATTTGATTTAGACATAGATTTAGAAAATCCTGTTTCTCTTACAGATGCAGTACAAATGATATTTAATAATACTTCTGAATATGTAGATATTTATAATGATAGAGTTGAAACTTATAGTACAAAAAAGTATAAGGAATTTAATAAGTTTATTATTATGGGAACTTTATTAGGTAGACATATACTGGATATACATAAAAAGTTTAAACCAGACCTTTATTTTATTTGTGAAGAGAATTTAGAGATATTTAGATTATCACTATTTGTATTAGATTACTCTCAATTTTTGAGGCAAGGAAGTGGTATTATTTTCTCAGTGATGGATGATGAAAGTCATTTTGATAGTAAAATCACATCTTTTTTACTTTATAAAGCTTATTCAAATTATTGTGTGAAATTTTTTACAAGTGATTATAATGTTTCTAATTTATTTGATAAAGTTGCAACTGCTTTTTCTTCAAATAATCCATTTGCTTATAGTTATATCTCTTCTTTATACAATCTAGTAAACAATGATAGTAAGCTTATTAGTAAATATAAAAGAGTAAATATTAAAGATATTGATATTGAGTTAACAAAAAAACCCATAATTTTTGTAGGCGCGGGACCTTCTTTATCTGAAGAGATTGATTGGTTACATAAAAATAAAGATAATTTTATAATTATTGCAATGGCAGCCTCTTTAAAAAAGTTAATTAATCATGATATTATTCCAGATATTATTACTACTGTTGATAGTAGTGAAGTGGATGTTTTAAAACAATTTGATTTTGAAAATACTTTAGAGTATATAAAAGATAAAATTGTTCTTGCCTCTTCTATGACTTCATATAATATTCTTGAGAACTTTAAACAAGAAAATGTATTTACTTTTGATGTAATGAGTAGTTTTTATTCTGAAACAGTTTTTTATAATGCTTATAGTGTTGGAGAAATGACTTTAAGTTGGCTTCTATCTTTAGATTGTAAAGAGATTTATCTTTTAGGATTAGATTTAGCTTTAAATCAAGATACAGGAGAAACTCATATTTCTGAACATGCTCTTTCTAAAAAATTAAAATTAGATAGTGATGAATTCTTTGTAGAAAAAGGTGGCTTTTTAAATAGTGATACAATGGAAGTTGCAGGAAACTTTTTAGAAAAAGTTTATACAACAAGAGTATTTCAACTTTCACTTAAAGCTTTAAATAATATAACAGAAGTATTACTTAAAGAAGAACAAAAACTATATAATTTATCAAAGCATGGTGCAAAAATTAATAAGGCAATTACTCTTTCTGCTGATGAAATAAAATTAAAAAAGATTGATAAAGATATTGTTTTATTAAAAGAAAAATTAGATGAAGTTACAAGAAAAAGCTTAACAGAAGAGGATATGGCTAAATTAAAAGATGAAGAAGTTGCTCTTCATGAGATTTTAACTTTTATAGCTGAACAAAAAAGTAGAAAAATAGCAAACTATGATGAATTCAAAGGGTATGTTATTGATTTATACAAATTCTATAATAAACAAGTATCAAGATTAGTTGCATCAAAACGATTTTTATCAATATATACTGATACAGTATTTATGTATATTAATTATTGTTTAAATGATAAGAGTATTAAAAAAGATATTAAGAAAATAGAAAAAACTTTAATTGTATATGAAAAACAAGTAAATAAAATGATAAATGATTATTTAAAATATAGTAAAAGAGTTAAAAATAATTGTTAA
- a CDS encoding ankyrin repeat domain-containing protein — MLGMFKGDSAEALHKELLKNYIDEKKIQSLISSGVDINKKDAKGRTLLFELAAKRRIESIKILIKNGIDINAEDNYGKTVLSEAADKMDGMMIRFLLDNGASVNHINSSGRTVLQDAALEENDKVFKILMAHNPDLSITDHYGRTVLFDAVEGGNLEIIKEVVNNIEDINTVDNNGQTVLFHSVLKDDDNITKYLITNGIDVNILDKKRQNVLFNAVVLGSQAISTIELLLEAGVKLNIKDYADKTLLDEILKILAISKLDEIKVEGKYRFVDPTRNYLKLTGFLIDSGLAINRTDSQGKTVLYKEVERENYDTIDFLLASGADINAQDNEGRTVLFDAVLKGPRNMNMIDHLIANGVDIDHRDFSERTVIDDLCEAVLITSNNKKPSLKRFLELREEEDYFGLLKKMLLFKPKINLPRADGKTLIFDLVNENNLDLIKHVVNAGADLNVEDKEGNTPLSFMIDNGLKIVNQREKEHFLERLVFLLKFRVDINTVDKDGRTIFHKAVMADDIEVVEKLLTKKTSLEIRDKQGRTALHHTQWKGNYKIARLLIAAGADINAADYAGFTILNYAAILGHARLVIVLIASGVLMYNHNKKSKSVAKFFKERESNLDKLVNSNITDEKMKKALQEVVTNLKKEIDDSLKG, encoded by the coding sequence ATGTTAGGTATGTTCAAAGGTGATAGTGCAGAGGCTTTACATAAAGAGCTTCTTAAAAACTATATTGATGAAAAGAAAATCCAATCGTTAATAAGCAGCGGTGTTGATATTAATAAAAAAGATGCAAAAGGTAGAACTTTATTATTTGAATTAGCTGCAAAAAGAAGAATTGAATCAATTAAAATATTAATTAAAAATGGTATTGATATTAATGCTGAGGATAATTACGGGAAAACAGTATTAAGTGAAGCTGCTGATAAGATGGATGGAATGATGATAAGATTCCTTCTTGATAATGGAGCTAGCGTAAATCATATTAACTCTTCAGGAAGAACAGTACTTCAAGATGCCGCATTAGAAGAGAATGATAAAGTATTTAAAATCTTAATGGCTCATAATCCAGACCTTTCTATTACTGACCACTATGGAAGAACAGTTCTTTTTGATGCTGTCGAGGGTGGAAATTTAGAAATCATAAAAGAAGTAGTAAATAATATTGAAGATATAAATACTGTTGATAATAATGGACAAACAGTACTATTTCATTCTGTTTTAAAAGATGACGATAATATAACAAAATATTTAATTACAAACGGAATAGATGTAAATATTTTAGATAAAAAAAGACAAAATGTTTTGTTTAATGCTGTTGTTTTAGGTTCTCAAGCAATTTCTACAATTGAGCTTTTATTAGAAGCTGGGGTAAAACTAAATATTAAAGATTATGCAGATAAAACTCTTCTTGACGAAATTTTAAAAATTTTAGCAATCTCTAAATTAGATGAAATAAAAGTAGAAGGTAAATATAGATTTGTAGACCCTACTAGAAACTATTTAAAACTAACAGGATTTCTAATTGATAGTGGACTTGCGATTAATAGAACAGATTCACAAGGAAAAACAGTTTTATACAAAGAAGTTGAAAGAGAGAATTATGACACAATAGATTTTCTTTTAGCTTCTGGTGCAGATATTAATGCTCAGGATAATGAAGGAAGAACAGTTCTTTTTGATGCTGTTTTAAAAGGTCCTAGAAATATGAATATGATAGACCATTTAATTGCAAATGGAGTAGATATTGATCATAGAGATTTTTCTGAGAGAACAGTTATTGATGATTTATGTGAAGCAGTTTTAATTACAAGTAATAATAAAAAACCAAGTTTAAAAAGATTTTTAGAGTTACGAGAAGAAGAGGATTATTTTGGTTTATTAAAGAAGATGCTTCTGTTTAAACCAAAAATCAATCTGCCAAGAGCTGATGGAAAAACATTAATTTTTGATTTAGTAAATGAGAATAATTTAGACTTAATTAAGCATGTAGTTAATGCTGGTGCAGATTTAAATGTAGAAGACAAGGAAGGGAATACTCCTTTATCTTTCATGATTGATAATGGTTTAAAAATTGTAAATCAAAGAGAAAAAGAACATTTCTTAGAAAGATTAGTTTTCTTATTAAAATTTAGAGTTGATATTAATACTGTAGATAAAGATGGAAGAACAATTTTCCATAAAGCAGTTATGGCTGATGATATTGAAGTAGTAGAAAAACTTCTTACAAAAAAAACAAGTTTAGAAATAAGAGATAAGCAAGGAAGAACAGCTTTACATCATACTCAGTGGAAAGGTAATTATAAAATTGCGAGGCTTTTAATTGCAGCAGGAGCTGATATTAATGCTGCTGATTATGCAGGTTTTACTATTTTAAATTATGCTGCAATTTTAGGGCATGCAAGATTAGTAATTGTTCTAATTGCTTCTGGGGTATTAATGTATAACCACAATAAAAAGAGTAAGTCAGTTGCAAAGTTTTTCAAAGAAAGAGAAAGCAATTTAGATAAATTAGTTAATTCAAATATAACTGATGAAAAAATGAAAAAAGCTTTACAAGAAGTTGTGACAAATTTAAAAAAAGAGATAGATGATTCTTTAAAGGGATAA
- the trmA gene encoding tRNA (uridine(54)-C5)-methyltransferase TrmA, with protein sequence MDCKYFGKCASCTLYDKTYEEQLEYKKQREKNRFSDFEIPNIEIIKSEEKHFRTRAEFRIWKNFDDENNPTISYAMNDFNKNSLEIDSCQIVSESIFNLMPKLLERIKNNEELKFKLFAVEFLNSTIDDMLVTLIYHKKLEESWLQEAKELEKELNIKIIGRSRKQKEVLSEDFINETLIIQDKPFYFQYKEGGFTQPNTNVNVKMIEWVLRNIEKSEKDLCELYCGGGNFTIPLSQKFNKVLATEISKTSIKSALTNCSLNNISNIDFIRMSAEEFVEALESKREFRRLKDIDLKMYNFDTIFVDPPRAGLDDTTRALSKQFETIIYISCNPETLHRDLKELTKTHKIINYALFDQFSYTEHIESGVILNKI encoded by the coding sequence ATGGATTGTAAATATTTTGGAAAATGTGCAAGTTGTACTCTTTATGATAAAACATATGAAGAACAACTTGAATATAAAAAACAAAGAGAAAAAAATAGATTTAGTGATTTTGAAATTCCAAATATTGAGATAATTAAAAGTGAAGAAAAACATTTCCGTACAAGAGCAGAATTTAGAATTTGGAAAAATTTTGATGATGAGAATAATCCTACTATCTCTTATGCCATGAATGATTTTAATAAAAATAGTTTAGAAATAGATTCATGTCAAATCGTATCTGAATCAATTTTTAATTTAATGCCAAAACTTTTAGAAAGAATTAAAAATAATGAAGAATTAAAGTTTAAACTTTTTGCAGTTGAGTTTTTAAATTCTACAATAGATGATATGTTAGTAACACTTATTTACCATAAAAAATTAGAAGAAAGCTGGCTACAAGAGGCTAAAGAACTTGAAAAAGAGTTGAATATAAAAATTATTGGAAGAAGTAGAAAACAAAAAGAGGTATTAAGTGAAGACTTTATAAATGAAACCTTGATAATCCAAGATAAACCTTTTTATTTTCAATATAAAGAGGGTGGTTTTACACAACCAAATACAAACGTAAATGTAAAAATGATTGAATGGGTTTTAAGAAATATAGAAAAAAGTGAAAAAGATCTTTGTGAACTTTATTGTGGAGGAGGAAATTTTACAATACCTTTAAGTCAAAAATTCAATAAAGTACTTGCAACAGAAATTTCAAAAACTTCTATAAAATCAGCCTTGACAAACTGTTCACTAAATAATATTTCAAATATAGATTTTATCCGTATGAGTGCAGAAGAGTTTGTAGAAGCTTTAGAAAGTAAAAGAGAGTTTAGAAGATTAAAAGATATTGATTTAAAGATGTACAACTTTGATACAATATTTGTTGATCCTCCAAGAGCTGGTTTAGATGATACTACAAGAGCCTTAAGCAAGCAGTTTGAGACAATTATTTATATCTCATGTAATCCAGAAACTTTACATAGAGACTTAAAAGAGTTAACAAAAACACATAAGATAATTAATTATGCACTTTTTGATCAGTTTTCATATACAGAACATATTGAAAGCGGGGTTATTTTAAACAAAATTTAA
- the glmU gene encoding bifunctional UDP-N-acetylglucosamine diphosphorylase/glucosamine-1-phosphate N-acetyltransferase GlmU: MTNKSIIILAAGAGTRMKSTTPKVLHKISGKPMLYYSIKEALKLSDDVTVVLYHQAQRVKEEIEKYFQNINFVIQDHENYPGTGGAVMGITPKYEKTLVLNGDMPLIQASELEKFDMDATIVMSVLQLDDASGYGRVVIENGNVKKIVEQKDASEEELKITSANAGIYQFDTEFLLENLPKLSNNNAQKEYYITDLVEMAINEGKALKPIVVSEENFKGVNSKVELADAEVIHQNRIKKAFLQEGVIMRLPDTIYIEEGVQIEGESILENGVTLLGNTKIVNSHIKTNTVIEDSILIDSDAGPMARIRPGSELNATHIGNFVETKKAKLTGVKAGHLTYLGDCEIDEGTNIGCGTITCNYDGINKYKTIIGKNVFVGSDTQFVAPINVEDDVIIGAGSTVTSDLKKGQLYTTRAKKRVVEGYFYKHFEAKK; this comes from the coding sequence ATGACAAATAAATCAATAATAATTTTAGCTGCAGGTGCAGGAACAAGAATGAAATCAACAACACCAAAGGTTTTACATAAAATCTCTGGTAAACCAATGTTATATTACTCTATAAAAGAGGCTTTAAAATTAAGTGATGATGTAACAGTTGTTTTATATCATCAAGCACAAAGAGTTAAAGAAGAGATTGAAAAATATTTTCAAAATATAAATTTTGTAATACAAGACCATGAAAATTATCCAGGAACTGGTGGAGCAGTTATGGGTATTACACCAAAATATGAAAAAACACTAGTTTTAAATGGGGATATGCCATTAATTCAAGCAAGTGAATTAGAGAAATTTGATATGGATGCAACAATAGTTATGTCTGTATTACAATTAGATGATGCTTCTGGATATGGAAGAGTTGTTATTGAAAATGGGAATGTAAAAAAAATAGTAGAACAAAAAGATGCTTCAGAAGAAGAACTTAAAATTACAAGTGCAAATGCAGGTATTTACCAGTTTGATACAGAATTCTTATTAGAAAACTTACCAAAATTATCAAATAATAATGCTCAAAAAGAGTACTACATTACTGACTTAGTAGAGATGGCAATTAATGAAGGGAAAGCTTTAAAACCAATTGTTGTAAGTGAAGAGAATTTTAAAGGTGTTAATTCAAAAGTAGAGTTAGCAGATGCAGAAGTAATTCACCAAAATAGAATTAAAAAAGCTTTTCTTCAAGAGGGTGTGATAATGAGACTACCTGATACTATTTATATAGAAGAGGGTGTTCAAATTGAGGGTGAATCGATTTTAGAAAATGGAGTTACTCTTCTTGGAAATACTAAAATAGTAAACTCTCATATTAAAACAAATACAGTGATAGAAGACTCTATTTTAATAGATTCAGATGCTGGACCAATGGCAAGAATTAGACCAGGAAGTGAATTAAATGCTACTCATATTGGAAATTTCGTAGAAACAAAAAAAGCAAAACTAACTGGTGTAAAAGCAGGGCATTTAACATACCTTGGGGATTGTGAAATTGATGAGGGTACAAACATTGGTTGTGGAACAATTACTTGCAATTATGATGGAATCAATAAATATAAAACAATTATTGGTAAAAATGTATTTGTAGGTAGTGATACACAATTTGTAGCTCCAATTAATGTTGAAGATGATGTAATTATTGGTGCTGGAAGTACAGTAACAAGTGATCTAAAAAAAGGTCAACTTTATACAACAAGAGCTAAAAAAAGAGTTGTAGAAGGTTATTTCTATAAACACTTTGAGGCAAAAAAGTAG
- a CDS encoding helicase-related protein, which translates to MKETFQQQLQTLLNCDLKELFPLARSMNRKLKFFVGPTNSGKTYNAMKELKEANSGLYLAPLRLLALEGHEELKESGIENSLITGEEQQINEDAAHVCSTIEMLDFNLDVDVAIIDEVQMLDDDERGWAWVNAIIGCPAKTVIMTGSVNALDAVKKIASYLNEELEVVKHQRKTPLKVMARHVSLDNLEPATALIAFSRTDVLKLKQKLQKKYRVSVIYGNLSPEVRRDEARRFRERKSDILIATDAIAMGLNLPIKNILFTTDTKFDGVSRRKITVNEIVQIAGRAGRYKLFDVGFLGATRRDVLSYIKEEFEQPVKTIKPPYKVKISTEQLLELSNHIKTKSLVKILKFFKTNMKFDGPFIASNISSLIEASTIVDKRDKLDLEEKYLLAQAPITTKSKIILQAYEAYIVAVIKNKICRYKPSITLPKKAVTQKDLLLVEDEVKKISLYLWLSYKFPNIFVDYEKALILRNSFNSFIEKSLKSNLKVNNIEEKKKFFKPRRPRRR; encoded by the coding sequence ATGAAAGAAACTTTCCAACAACAATTACAAACACTTTTAAACTGTGATTTAAAAGAACTTTTTCCTCTTGCTCGAAGTATGAATAGAAAACTTAAGTTTTTTGTAGGACCTACAAATTCTGGGAAAACTTATAATGCAATGAAAGAGCTAAAAGAAGCAAACTCTGGTCTTTATTTAGCTCCTTTAAGATTACTTGCTTTAGAAGGACATGAAGAGTTAAAAGAGTCAGGAATAGAGAACTCTTTAATTACTGGTGAAGAACAACAAATAAATGAAGATGCCGCTCATGTTTGCTCAACAATTGAGATGTTAGATTTTAACCTTGATGTAGATGTGGCAATAATAGATGAAGTTCAAATGTTAGATGATGATGAACGAGGTTGGGCTTGGGTAAATGCTATTATTGGTTGTCCTGCAAAAACAGTTATTATGACTGGAAGTGTAAATGCCCTTGATGCAGTAAAAAAAATAGCTTCTTATTTAAATGAAGAGCTTGAAGTAGTAAAACATCAAAGAAAAACACCATTAAAAGTAATGGCAAGACATGTTTCTTTAGATAATTTAGAACCAGCGACTGCTCTTATTGCTTTTTCAAGAACAGATGTTTTAAAGTTAAAACAAAAACTACAAAAAAAGTATAGAGTATCTGTAATTTATGGAAATTTATCTCCTGAAGTTAGACGAGATGAAGCAAGGAGATTTAGGGAAAGAAAAAGTGATATATTAATTGCAACAGATGCTATTGCAATGGGGTTAAATTTACCAATTAAGAATATACTTTTTACAACAGATACAAAATTTGATGGGGTTAGTAGAAGAAAAATCACAGTAAACGAGATTGTTCAAATAGCTGGTCGTGCAGGAAGATACAAACTTTTTGATGTAGGTTTTTTAGGTGCAACAAGAAGAGATGTTTTATCTTATATAAAAGAGGAGTTTGAGCAACCTGTTAAGACTATTAAACCTCCATATAAAGTTAAAATTTCTACAGAACAATTACTTGAGTTAAGTAATCATATAAAAACAAAATCTTTAGTAAAAATTTTAAAGTTTTTTAAAACAAATATGAAGTTTGATGGTCCTTTTATTGCTTCAAATATCTCCTCTTTAATAGAGGCTTCTACTATTGTAGACAAAAGAGATAAATTAGATTTGGAAGAAAAATATTTATTAGCACAAGCTCCAATTACAACTAAATCAAAAATTATTTTACAAGCTTATGAAGCTTATATTGTAGCAGTTATTAAAAATAAAATTTGTAGATATAAACCTTCAATTACTTTACCAAAAAAAGCAGTTACTCAAAAGGATTTATTATTAGTTGAAGATGAAGTAAAAAAAATCTCTTTATATCTTTGGCTTTCTTATAAATTTCCAAATATTTTCGTTGATTATGAAAAGGCTTTAATTCTAAGAAATTCTTTTAATTCATTTATTGAAAAAAGTTTAAAAAGTAATTTAAAAGTAAATAATATTGAAGAGAAAAAAAAGTTTTTTAAACCAAGAAGACCCAGACGAAGATAA
- a CDS encoding flagellin yields MRINTNISSLTAQESSVNTNNNLKSSLEKLSSGLKINKASDDASGLAIADKLRTQATAINQAVDNGNSAVTLLQIADKSMAEQSNILDTIKAKLIQANTDTTSAAGRVSIAKDIDKLLGQLDNISRSTNYNGTQLIGNTTGSSSSTALSFQVGESYTNGGTIDLGAITSNSTGLGLTSLASSVSAAGALSAGSTLGNLSGANFGGVAIEGFQDAIGNAITKLNGYRGDIGSTQNQIESAVRNLMTQATNVKAAESIIRDVDYAKESANFNKQNIISQAGSYAMSQANNVQQNVLRLLQ; encoded by the coding sequence ATGAGAATCAACACAAATATATCATCTCTTACAGCTCAAGAATCATCAGTTAACACAAATAATAACTTAAAAAGTTCATTAGAAAAGTTATCTTCTGGTCTTAAAATTAATAAAGCTTCAGATGATGCTTCTGGTTTAGCGATTGCTGATAAATTAAGAACTCAAGCTACAGCAATCAACCAAGCAGTTGATAATGGTAACTCTGCAGTTACTTTATTACAAATTGCTGATAAATCGATGGCTGAGCAATCTAATATTCTAGATACTATCAAAGCTAAACTTATCCAAGCTAACACAGATACTACTTCTGCAGCTGGTAGAGTTTCTATTGCTAAAGATATTGATAAATTATTAGGACAGTTAGATAATATCTCAAGATCTACTAACTATAATGGTACTCAACTTATTGGTAACACTACAGGAAGTTCAAGTTCAACTGCTTTATCTTTCCAAGTTGGTGAAAGTTATACTAATGGTGGTACTATTGATTTAGGTGCTATTACTTCTAATAGTACTGGTCTTGGTTTAACATCTTTAGCTAGTTCTGTTTCTGCAGCTGGTGCTTTAAGTGCTGGTTCTACTTTAGGAAACTTGTCAGGTGCAAACTTTGGTGGTGTTGCTATTGAAGGTTTCCAAGATGCTATTGGTAATGCTATTACAAAACTAAATGGATATAGAGGGGACATCGGTTCTACTCAAAACCAAATTGAATCTGCAGTTAGAAACTTAATGACTCAAGCTACAAACGTTAAAGCTGCTGAGTCTATTATTAGAGACGTTGACTATGCAAAAGAGTCTGCGAACTTTAATAAACAAAACATTATTTCGCAAGCTGGTTCTTATGCTATGTCTCAAGCAAATAATGTTCAACAAAACGTATTAAGATTATTACAATAG